The following coding sequences lie in one Arachis ipaensis cultivar K30076 chromosome B05, Araip1.1, whole genome shotgun sequence genomic window:
- the LOC107640529 gene encoding deoxyuridine 5'-triphosphate nucleotidohydrolase-like isoform X2, protein MIMAILNRRFHAHIKREKLQSLAHSTPFFLLARASILSEHTTLSFPQCKEALRQRLLPSRASPLSAGYDLSSAVETKIPARGKALVATDLSISIPEALLGIFGSSVEALD, encoded by the exons ATGATTATGGCgattttgaaccgccgttttcacgcacatataaaaagagaaaaattgcAATCCCTGGCTCATTCAACGCCGTTCTTCCTTTTAGCTAGGGCTTCTATCCTCTCTGAACATACAACACTCTCATTTCCTCAGTGTAAAGAAGCTCTCCGACAACGCCTTCTTCCTTCTAGGGCTTCTCCTCTCTCCGCCGGTTACGATCTCTCCAG tgcTGTGGAGACGAAGATTCCGGCGAGAGGCAAGGCTCTGGTGGCTACTGACCTCAGCATTTCGATTCCAGAAG CTCTGTTAGGGATTTTTGGGTCTTCCGTTGAAGCATTGGATTGA